The genomic region GTAGATGGGCTACTTTTTCTAGTGCTTCATCCCATGTGCATTCTGTTAGTATTCCATCTTCGTTTCGTATCATTGGATTTAGTAGTCTTTGGTCTTGGTCGTTTATTATTTTACTTGCACCAAGTCTGCATGCATGTCGTACTCCTACTATTTTTTCATCTTTTAGTAGGTATGTTATGTCATCACAATTATTTCCACAGTATGAACATGAACAGTTTTTAACTTCTTTATCATAATCTGTTATTGGTTGTTGTGTCATACTCATTTTATTCCCCTATTTTTTTATATACTGGTTTTTCACCAAGTGATTGTGTATTATCATGGTTGTATTTGTTATATGTTTGACTTATCAAATCAGTAGTTAGTAGTACTGGTTTTTCAGATTTTTTTATTGTTGCTTTTATTCCCTTATATGTTGGTATATTACAGCAGTATGTCTCAGGATTTACTACTATGTTAGCCCATGGTCCACGAGGTATGAATATCATGTTTTCATGTGGTGCATCGTGTGATTTTTTAACGTATAATGTTACTTCTCCCCACTTTGTTTTTACATCTATTTTGTCTTTACTTTTAAGATGTAGTTTTTCCATATCTCTTGGATCCATGAATGCTACTGCTGTTGATTGTCTGTATTCATCTTTTAGTGTTGATCCTTTTTTTTCATAGAAAGCTTGGATAATACTTGTTCCTGTATTTATTATTACATCAAGTTTGCACATTTTATTTGTCTCCATGGTATATTGCTTTTGTTGGACATGTAGTGTTACATATTAGGCATTCATTACATTTTTCTGGGTGAAATAGTTTTATTATTCCATTTTCAACTAGCATTATTACATCTGTAGTGTCAGGTCCATTTCCTCCTGTTATTTCAGGACATATTTGCTGGTTTATTGGACATACTATTACACAAGCTCCGCATCCTAGACAATGGTCTTGATTAATTTTTAACATTATAAAAGTATACTCCTATTTAAATTCATTTTTATCATTCATTATTGCCTTTTTTTTGTAAGATTATATTTATTAAAAATAAAAGGTAATATCATGTTTTTTTTTATTATTATAAAGGTGGTGATGTTCAAATTTTGTTGTATTAATATATTTTCTTTAAAAAAAAATCCCATTTTACATATTAATAGCTATTGTATATTATTTATGTATTTTTTAATTTATAAGAATTTATCAAACATTTTTTTTGATATATTTATGAGTTATTTATTTTTTAAAATTTAGTATGAAAATCTTATAAAATTTCTAATAATTTAATTTTTAAACTTTAAAATCAAGTATTTTTGTTATAAAATAAACTATCTAATTATAATAATAACTAATAATAAAGTATAATAATATATAAGCCTTTAAAAAAACTTATAGGTTGGTATGATAAATATGGGAAAAGTTAATAAATCAGAAATTGATGAAATACTTAAAAATTATGATAAAAAAGACATAACAATTGCAACATTAGGAAGTCACACAGCACTCCACATTCTACGTGGAGCAAAACAAG from Methanosphaera cuniculi harbors:
- a CDS encoding molybdopterin dinucleotide binding domain-containing protein, with product MCKLDVIINTGTSIIQAFYEKKGSTLKDEYRQSTAVAFMDPRDMEKLHLKSKDKIDVKTKWGEVTLYVKKSHDAPHENMIFIPRGPWANIVVNPETYCCNIPTYKGIKATIKKSEKPVLLTTDLISQTYNKYNHDNTQSLGEKPVYKKIGE
- a CDS encoding 4Fe-4S dicluster domain-containing protein, encoding MLKINQDHCLGCGACVIVCPINQQICPEITGGNGPDTTDVIMLVENGIIKLFHPEKCNECLICNTTCPTKAIYHGDK